The Candidatus Polarisedimenticolia bacterium genome has a window encoding:
- a CDS encoding iron-containing redox enzyme family protein: MLGERLQESLKNHPLRKKLISHPFFDKIRTAPLSRGQVATFLGQWWHPLHYFPVFLSRLISVSPRVELQTAISKILYQELGEGDAQRAHEVLYVSTMTPLGFSRSEVACAAPFPATARLVAAYAESSADLMAGLGFMYGTEVADLAMVSGIGTAVRRATGAGTLPWVDIHVEQEPEHVARANDSLSLDLTEAQEKELLAHAESMWRHWVAFFDELERAAFASQALADVTREARRAEEAGGEARI, translated from the coding sequence ATGCTCGGTGAAAGGCTGCAGGAAAGTCTCAAGAACCACCCGCTGCGGAAGAAGCTGATCTCCCACCCCTTCTTCGACAAGATCCGCACCGCTCCGCTGTCCCGCGGCCAGGTCGCCACCTTCCTCGGCCAGTGGTGGCATCCGCTGCACTATTTCCCCGTTTTCCTGTCGCGCCTCATCTCCGTCTCGCCGCGCGTGGAGCTGCAAACCGCCATCTCCAAGATCCTCTACCAGGAGCTCGGCGAAGGAGACGCACAGCGCGCCCACGAGGTGCTCTATGTCTCCACCATGACGCCGCTCGGCTTCAGCCGCTCCGAGGTGGCCTGCGCAGCGCCTTTCCCGGCAACGGCGCGCCTGGTGGCGGCCTACGCCGAGTCCTCCGCCGATCTGATGGCCGGACTGGGATTCATGTACGGCACCGAGGTAGCCGATCTCGCCATGGTGTCGGGAATCGGAACGGCGGTGCGCCGCGCCACGGGCGCTGGGACCCTCCCCTGGGTCGACATCCACGTCGAGCAGGAGCCGGAGCACGTGGCGCGGGCCAACGACTCGCTCTCCCTGGATTTGACCGAGGCCCAGGAAAAAGAGCTTCTGGCCCATGCCGAATCGATGTGGCGGCACTGGGTTGCCTTCTTCGACGAGCTGGAGCGCGCGGCCTTCGCATCCCAGGCCCTTGCCGACGTAACCCGCGAGGCACGGCGCGCGGAGGAAGCCGGCGGTGAGGCCAGAATCTGA